Proteins from a genomic interval of Trifolium pratense cultivar HEN17-A07 linkage group LG6, ARS_RC_1.1, whole genome shotgun sequence:
- the LOC123892019 gene encoding uncharacterized protein LOC123892019, whose product MREICKSCKRDVTSSLQFLRISTMVSSRRRRQGRTERKKIQNRTFSSSSPLYFFLFLFTVTVTRLHILLHNCRRRPPSPTTHLDIVFHKRMKKFFPVLSRDKASSSATVEATEIQHPSEGSKVVDYELLETDPGIKPPISNYHPDIQNEVRKAYLKIGRHKPPHNFAYTWSVQGSQRRRFSKNWFDLYDWIEYSESKDLAFCLPCFLFKNVSKYGGDHFVGDGFGDWKNAHRLAKHATSCNSHIDCVHMGYALMNPIQSVKAAFVKQTKQENADYRVRINTSLIAIKYLLRSAMPFRGNDEKHDSPFKGPFLELVETLKEANPEIASVLDRAPRNNYMTAPRIQKDLASACAYDFIFMLYMLVEILGFTNDLGVALQKRDQDLINALSLVNATKQELQEMREDGWEELISKVMKICIKHDIDVPDMDAPYRARKKPRQSTTSGVSNLHHYKHDCLFSVLDLQLHELNARFDEENTELLQCVSCLSPSSSFARFDAKKLLRMVEFYPNDFVDVPEVVLRHQLQTYVRDVREDKNFAKLKGLSDLCAKLVETNKCNTYNLVYKLLKLALVLPVATASVERVFSAMNLVKSLLCNKMSDEWLNNRLVTLIERDVLATIDNDVILDHFQQMDGRRFSL is encoded by the exons ATGCGGGAAATTTGCAAATCTTGCAAAAGAGATGTCACTTCTTCTCTACAATTCTTACGAATCTCAACCATGGTGTCCTCACGGCGTCGGCGACAGGGACGGACTGAA agaaaaaaaattcaaaatagaaCTTTCTCTTCCTCTTCACCGCTGTATTTCTTTCTCTTCCTCTTCACCGTCACCGTCACTCGTCTTCACATCCTCCTCCATAATTGCCGGCGCCGTCCACCTTCTCCGACCACTCATCTTGACATCGTCTTCCACAAAAG GATGAAGAAATTTTTTCCTGTGCTTTCTAGAGACAAAGCTAGTTCTTCGGCTACCGTAGAAGCAACAGAAATTCAACATCCAAGTGAGGGTAGTAAAGTTGTTGATTATGAATTGTTGGAAACGGATCCAGGAATTAAGCCTCCAATTTCAAACTATCATCCTGACATTCAAAATGAGGTACGAAAAGCTTATTTAAAAATAGGTCGCCATAAACCCCCTCACAATTTCGCTTATACTTGGTCTGTTCAAGGTAGTCAAAGACGtcgattttcaaaaaattggtTTGATTTGTATGATTGGATTGAATATAGTGAATCTAAGGACCTAGCATTTTGTTTGCCATgctttttgtttaaaaatgtCTCTAAATACGGGGGGGATCACTTTGTGGGAGACGGATTTGGTGATTGGAAGAATGCTCACAGATTGGCTAAGCATGCTACTTCTTGCAATAGTCATATTGATTGTGTGCATATGGGTTATGCTCTCATGAACCCAATCCAAAGTGTTAAGGCTGCGTTTGTTAAGCAAACTAAGCAAGAGAATGCCGATTATCGTGTTCGTATAAACACATCTCTTATAGCTATCAAGTATCTTTTGAGGAGTGCTATGCCATTTAGAGGGAATGACGAGAAACATGACTCTCCATTTAAGGGGCCATTTCTTGAGTTGGTAGAGACTTTAAAGGAAGCTAACCCAGAAATAGCTAGTGTACTAGATCGTGCTCCGAGGAATAACTATATGACTGCCCCTAGGATACAAAAGGATCTTGCTTCCGCTTGTGCTTATGATTTTATCTTCATGTTATATATGTTGGTTGAAATATTAGGATTTACAAATGATTTGGGTGTAGCACTACAAAAGCGTGATCAAGATCTTATCAATGCTTTGTCACTTGTCAATGCCACCAAACAAGAATTACAAGAAATGAGAGAGGATGGATGGGAAGAACTTATATCAAAGGTTATGAAAATTTGCATTAAGCATGATATTGATGTGCCTGATATGGATGCACCGTATAGGGCGCGAAAGAAACCTAGACAATCTACAACTTCTGGTGTTTCTAATTTACATCATTATAAGCATGATTGTTTGTTTAGTGTTTTAGATTTGCAGTTACATGAGCTCAATGCAAGGTTTGATGAAGAGAATACTGAACTTTTACAATGTGTTTCATGCTTGAGTCCCTCATCGTCATTTGCAAGGTTTGATGCCAAAAAACTATTGAGGATGGTTGAGttttatccaaatgattttgtAGATGTGCCGGAAGTGGTATTGCGACATCAACTTCAGACTTATGTTAGAGATGTTCGAGAGGACAAAAATTTTGCAAAGTTAAAAGGACTTTCAGATCTTTGTGCAAAACTTGTGGAAACAAATAAGTGCAACACATATAATTTGGTTTATAAGCTTTTGAAGCTGGCTTTAGTCTTGCCGGTAGCAACTGCAAGTGTGGAACGCGTTTTTTCAGCTATGAATTTAGTAAAGAGTCTGCTATGTAACAAAATGAGTGATGAATGGTTAAATAATCGTCTTGTAACTCTTATAGAAAGAGATGTTCTTGCAACAATTGATAATGATGTCATTTTAGATCATTTTCAACAAATGGATGGTAGACGGTTTTCGTTGTAA
- the LOC123889771 gene encoding uncharacterized protein At5g48480, translating to MAQQDAQNGAASETTLSFLAFKPQLFVEALKANDAVLFYKNAFAAEEVSRTLNPKRKADQETPLVLSADLKIAGSSFAVATVDDPASLVKSGGNGVVFSLEAEDIEGAIAKAVSAGAVAEGEVVEFEGASGGGRVGKVTDPFGYVWQISTPVKKVADVEA from the exons ATGGCTCAACAAGATGCTCAAAACGGTGCTGCTTCCGAAACCACTCTTTCCTTCCTTGCTTTCAAGCCTCAGCTCTTCGTTGAAGCTCTCAAAGCAAACGACGCCGTTCTGTTCTATAAGAACGCTTTTGCTGCTGAAGAGGTTTCTCGTACTTTGAACCCTAAACGTAAGGCTGATCAAGAAACTCCTCTTGTTCTCTCTGCTGATCTCAAGATCGCTGGTTCATCTTTCGCTGTTGCTACTGTTGATGATCCTGCTTCACT TGTGAAGAGTGGAGGAAACGGTGTCGTTTTCTCACTTGAGGCTGAGGACATTGAAGGTGCTATAGCTAAGGCGGTGAGTGCTGGAGCAGTTGCTGAAGGTGAAGTGGTGGAGTTTGAAGGCGCGTCTGGTGGTGGGCGCGTGGGGAAGGTAACTGATCCATTCGGTTACGTTTGGCAAATCAGCACTCCTGTGAAGAAAGTTGCTGATGTGGAAGCTTGA